agctattattttttttttgttcagacGATTCAGTATCAGTAACAAAttcagtattttgaaattcaataGAAATAtccatattttgtaaatgcTCAATTTTATCTTGTTCAGAATTTGTATTAGGTAATGAGGAGGTAATATTTTGTTCTGAACTTGTAGAAGGTAACAATTCTTcatgtttttgtaaaaacttAGATAAAGCATTAGcaccttttttaaattctattccctcttaatctttttttttaagttttctgcTCCAGATAATTTCTTTTTCGGTGCCATTCTTAACTAGAGAATTTCCTGAATTAAttgtaacaatttgtataatattaataatattattaattaattataattaaaaataatattattaaaaatatagtattccAACATATGCAGCAGCGAACgtgttaatgaataataatatatattttaatttattaattaaaatataaatatacctatattatttactttcttATGCCTGTTGAAGTTTCTTACTAGCTACAACTTACCTAATAACTAGTGAATTTGAATCGTCAACTGAATGTTTTGGCGTACGCGTACTCGTTTCAAAgagcaaaaacaaaattacaataaagtATCGTCACGGGCCCGTATAGTACCTTCGTCaatcagtaatataataatacgtaataccACTAATACTACTAATAAAATTAGCGTGTATTcgtgtatacaaattacaaagaaTAAGTTGATAAGTGGCGGACGAAGCGACATGGTCACGAGTCACGACCAGACACGACGGCTCGACGCGATAACACGATAACAAATATtcaggaattttttttatttatagaacaaCATATACGATAAACATTCTACGCGACTACGCTAAACCATAGTTtaaatatactcatattattttaatatatggcTAAACGCTAAACggaataaccataataataagtaataactatcaaTATTTCGGTAGGTACaaagttataggtattttatattaaaaaaaaaaatatatattactgacaaaaatgtgcaaaattGTAAAAGCAATTTCGGCGCCCCCTGAAAATGGCGCCCTAGGCGACCGCCTGAGTCGCCTTATCCTCGCGCCGGCCCTGGACTTGGAGAAATGTGCACTGCATACCTAGATGATATTGTAGTACACGGATCTAGTCTAATGGACCACCAGAAAAAATTAGAACAAGTATTCAATAGGCTGCGCGTACACAAACTAAAATTACAACCTAATAAATGTTCTTTCTTACGGAAAGAAGTATTGTATTTAGGGCACGTAATAAACGAAACCGGAGTTTCCCCGGACCCGAACAAATTGAAATGCATTCGGGAATATCCTAAACCGAAAAATGCAAAGAATATTAAGTCATTTTTAGGACTACTAAATTACTATAGACGTTTCGTCgataattttgcaaaaatagcaaagccattaatttatttacttaaaaaagacGTACCATTCGTTTGGACCGATAATTGCGAACATAGTTTTGAAGAACTCAAAAAAGCTTTAATGAACCCACCGTTACTAGTCTATCCCGACTGGGAAGCgggaaaattcaatttaatgacAGACACAAGTCAGTATGCAATAGGAGCCGTTTTATCTCAGGGGGAAGTCCCTAAAGACCAACCTATCGCGTACTCCAGTAGAACATTAAATAAAGCAGAGTGTAACTATAGCGTTATTCAAAAGGAATTATTAGCCATCGTCTGGGCCGTGAAATATTTCAGACCATATTTATACGGTCGTCATTTCAACATTATAACCGACCATCGacctttaacatatttattcggCATTAAAGACGCGTCATCGCAGTTAATGCGCTGGCGATTACAACTGGCCGATTACGATTATGACATTACGTACCGGGCCGGTCCCGAGCACTCGAACGCCGACTGTTTATCACGAATTCGAATGATACAAACCGGTCCGGCCAACGCAATTAACGGGTTCAATGAATTCAAAGCCGCGGAAAGCAAACCCATcttcaattcaaaaattatcgaaatcaACAATGATATAATCAGGGCCGTAGAGACAGAGAACGTTATAATACTAGTTTCGGAAGACAAAATCATAACTAACCCGGCAGTGCGTGAAGTAATAACATTGACGTAGGTCAAATACAGTTTTCCGATGAAAACAAGTTTTATACTATCCAAAGAGACccgaatttattaataatttatggctTTAAGCCTACGTATACAACACCACTCGAAGCCGAGGTCATTTACCAAgccataaacaatttaaaaaccttttgcataacaaataaaattaactcgttttctacaaataaattagaCGGGCCTACCTCACTCACCAGTTACTTACGTATTCGAACAATGTTTCGGCATATTTTTAAAGCAACCGACATTGTAGTAAAAATTTACACGGGTCAGCAATTAACCGAAGacgaaaagaaattaataatttacgagCACCATAACTCACCGTTAGGGGGACATGCAGGTGTATCGCGCACGGTAAAaagattaaaacttaattataattggtGCCACATGAAAAAAGACGTCAagcattatattaaacattgcgAATTATGTCAGAAAAACAAATCACATGTTAAAACCAAACAACCTATGTTAATTACTAGCACCATAGTAAAACCTTTCGAAAGAGTCTGCCTAGATATAGTAGGACCTTTACCAAAAACATTAGCAGGGAACATGTATATACTCACCTTGCAAGACGAATTAAGTCGTTTTTCACTAGCCATAGCGTTATCCGCCACGGACGCGCAAACGGTAGCACAAGCTTTCGTAGAATGTTTCGTGTGTATATACGGTATCCCCGAATCAATTTTGACGGATTGCGGAACAAATTTTCTATCCGACGTATTCAAAAGCATGTGCAAACTTTTAGACATAAAGAAATCGAAAACTACGCCTTGGCATCCACAAGGAAATGCTTTTCTAGAACGTTCgcacaaaacattaaaaacctATTTACGGAGTTTTGTTGACAAAGACAGTAATTGGGATAAACTATTATGCTTCGCAACTTTCTGTTATAACACCACAGTTCATACCTCGACTAATTTTACACCCTATGAACTAGTATTCGGAAGAAAACCGAACATTCCTTCCGCGTTTAACAAAAATCCCGAACCACAGTATAATTATGATAACTATGTTTTCGACCTTAAACACCTTATGCAGGAAGCACACAAAATAGCGAGGGATAACCTAATCAAGAAAAAAGAATCTAATAAAACTTACTATGACCGAACTTTAAATGTCGTCAATTTACACGTAGGAGATAAAGTACTCATTAGAGAGCACAATAAGAAAAATGCGCTTAGCTTAAATTGGCAAGGACCTTTTGAGGTACTATTAGTACACGAtaacgaaaatattacaatCCAAAAAGGAAATCGCGAGTAtcgtatacataaaaataacgtaaaacgttATTACGACGATAACGACagcgaataaaaaaattagtacaatttcatttattttcaacttGTCTACTTACTTATAATTTCATTTCCTACCAAAttcttttcttattattttagggACAAAAGACGAAATTTCATGACTTCATTTCGTACAACATTAAAATCACAACAACACGACCACACCGTGTTATATCCCGACGAACTTCCGCGATGCGTGATAATACATATAGACACAGCAAATAGGAACTTACTTCAACCTTATACGCCGGTGGAGCTGTTGGAACTCACGCGTgcgattaataatttttctcatgACCTAACAAAAACGCTGAGACCTCTACGAAAACCACTTTGCTTATATTTAAGAGAATTTTTAGAGACAACAGAAGACCCAACGGATATACTTGACTATATGCGACTCTATTAACACGTATTCTATTAAcatttcgattttgattttctaTAACCACAATAACCATTTTTTCTTTCTAAATTACTCGCACACGCAGGCGCGGATctatgggaggggggggggggtcatggGGGTCATGACCCAtcccaaaaaatcaaaattaagtcctttatttttatttaaaaattaaaatatccagaaattgtgtttttaatgtttcacagatttttttttcaaaaaaaaaaaatatataaaatataatatatagaacatattttatttatttattatattatataggtacctacaggctacagccTGCATTTAAACTAAATCACCACTTGTTCATAAAATCATGATTtccaataaacatatattttctaaGAATATTAATAGTGTTTATAAACTGATTGACGATTGacgataattaataagaaatcgGCGGAAAGAATATGTTCGTCGTTCgacggaaatattattttcaacccgtataataatataaggtacacTTACACTTACCTACAGTCTACACGCGtacgtctatatattatataggtacttggaaTGGCGACGCAGCCACCGCTAATCACTAATTTGCGTTCtaataatttgttacaaaattgaaaataccatATACAACGTTAAATGTTTGACTGCTTAttgaatcattttattttgctgTGAACGTCTGGGACACGTGCATCAGTCGTCGAGTACGAAAAAAAACTATGgtgagtatataattataattattgtaataatcgaTGCAATTCCTATTCGAATGAAGTTTCAATCGagcattttattattcaaatgattataatgtataagcTAATAGTTTATATTAGGAGTCTACAACCTTTTTATGCAGTGGccctattattttctataaatcttGAGGGACACATCCGTagtaaaaacatgtattttgtataaaaattaagtttatataatttataacatactgacatataattgaattttaaattccaaattatttatttttcattattaaaataaagtacgAACTACAGCGGAGCGATCGTTCTCCACTCTCAGGCACCTTAAGACGTGGCTTCGTTCAAACATGGGAGAGGAACGCCTCACTGGTCTCGCTTTACTCAATATTCACAAGAATATAGCAGTAAATGTTGATGACATTATAACCAGAtttggaaaaacaaaacaaaggaGACTAAACTTTGtcatttaattaatcaaaacaacaattatcaataaagttcttattttattatgtctTAACTGTGTATTAAGTTTTTGTCTTTTCGTAAATATGACCCCCCCTCAATTTTAGTTCTAGATCCGCGCCTGCGCACACGCACGTACTATTTTATACACCCAAGTCTAATAACTCCAAAAGAGTTACATCAAAGACATTAAAGTATCATTACCTGGGGGCACTGATTTACCCACGGACTTAGACATACAAAACATTTATGAATTAGTAAAGCTCTCAGACCttactatattttatgcaaatgacaacttagtgtttataatttctttaccgttaatttatcaaaataattttatcttatataatttaatacctgtgCCAGTGTGCACCGAAAACGATTGTGTTTATACAAAACCTAGTAATAAGTATTTagctataagtaaaaataacgaGCACTACGCCATGTATGATGAATTTTACTATACCCATTGTAAGCACGCTAGAGACTTCCTTTTATGTCCTGAAGGTAATCCTTTACATCCACGTACGAGTAGACCAATATGTGAAGTACAACTTCTACAAGAACCAATGAAAGTTCCAACAAGCTGCGAGATCATGCACGTTCAAATCGGAACCTCCATCTTCCATAAAAAACGATTCAAGAACGAATGGATATACGTTACTAACTACGACGTAGTATTTATTACATGTGACGAAGACAAAGAAACAACTTGAAAAACAACGCAAGGTCGACTACAAGATCGACgaactaaaaaatacacaacaacTAAATGATTACGTACTTTACGTAATTacgagtattatttttatggcaGTTGTAATAGTATActtatcaaaatgtaaaaaattacaattctacaaaaaaacgaACACGGACGACATCGACCAAAATGAAGAAAACCAAAGCTTAgcagtagtatatatttgtatgttcacagccagcttttccacggtaaaaattttttttcaagggggaatgtctcccttggagcactcagatttaccgtgtaacacaaAACAGAGATTTTCTACCAAATTTTGTCTTCGTGTAGCAAATTTTTTAGCaaatcttaaaactaaaataattatttcaagtaaagaacacaaattattaaataatagtttttattgttaaaaattaattcttaattatatttacacaagtttccttacttctctagtaaaaggtacatattctacaatacgatcatgaattaataaacagtatgcagttacacctgcaagcgattctgaagcttcaatttccaattgaacATCCACTGCCGAGGCAGTAGCTGAATCGTTCTGTTTCGAAGTATCGATGACTATAATTGGAGCGTTTGTCAGaaaagtagaaggactcaatatcgggttacgaatacttttttcatagtacgattcttgaaacgatgtatacatattatataataaagtgaaattatttttagtaaaatctaaattcaaattattgtatggataagctatcgagttcagaaatactttaacgtttgttaaattacaatggtcaaatatactacaatctttcgataacatatttttgcgtcctttttgcaatccaattatgataaatcgtggtttttctaattttgaagcagttttcaaattccatacaacttttttagcggttccgagttcaggatattcaaaagtctcaaaagatctaaaaggaataaacaaacttttttctttttctataagtttcaataattttaacctttctTCATCGTCAACAGTTATATGTGGAACCATCcaggctattttatttaaaacgactttaccttcagaagcagttacaccagtttttaaacttaaagcatttaaatcgctatgacttcgagttaatattaattccaatctagaattcactaatattcttttatagtcttcaaacaaacctaaccaatatttcaatggaatgcaagcactaaattcgcctttatcattttctgattgcgttgcgtttttaaaattccagccagcattttcatagcaattgtagttgtctggcgtaccggataagtaacctttcaacgagctagtgattccaagaacacgcgtgctatctacttctatcccattgatttccaaCCGTATTTGCTCAAAAAGGTAAGAGTAACCGTTATTAGTTAGTTTCACTTTGGTAGCATCAGTAATTattccttccaaaaaaataaagctttcgtgtagatatggatagacatccgtttgctggatcgatatacgtatttcatcattattattaaatgatgttgtatacggtgcgtatgaatgatattcaatttttgtaattttagaatccgtttcgtactgtgaagttatatccaaaatatcactttcaggcattctgctttaattgataacccaaagcttgtaaaatttttttattcttcaccgtcaatttttttatttgatttgatgttgctggtagcactttagtcttatgactagttgtactgatccgaagtagtgggtttatattgaattttaaacccaTCTCAAGATccgtaacgtttaatatgtaacacaattgtcaatgcctcaccaaaattatcaatcggattatgatcttgatcaactaactgaacggttatcgaatcaatatttgttttattcaatttgtaatatattaaatttggtggtGACTGAATTACTTTCAACCCTGTCCTTtcacttgggaaaaactcataaatcgaatgactctgaagatggttgttgaatgatccttgagctatattacacattacttttatagaattaattgtgtttaaatttacagctttttccgatcgaagaatttcattgtgtggcttatatactcgtttttcaaaaccgaatacaggtgctatactatacggatgctcaaagtgtagtatcccattacattttatatacgatctgaaatcgttaggatcaactgtaatgtcgaatgttaaattggttaagtttttactattatagtcatctatttgcttcttaactcgttgcttaatatcttcaatttcataacaaccctcttccaatgtaataaaacatatcataggatcattattgttttcattctcagctacttgtatagaaaatttattattattatcattaatatttggaaacgaattaaatgactgtaaacataacaaagctatttctgagtcctcgtaaaggtttatagacggaaaataatttacagataatatggtagcattcccagttaaacttaaagtaactgactcatacattacaaaatctaagatataaattttatgatgagatccgtgacgtttaatatgcagaacaactgttaacgtttcgttaaaattgtcaattggattattgttttggtcaactaactgaacagtaattgaattaatatctgttttgtttaatctgtaatatataaggtttaccggagattgaacaacctttgttcctcttctcccacttgggaaaaactcatatatcgaatggctttgaagttggttgttgaatgacccatgtgctatattacacattacttttatagaattaattgtgtttaaatttgcagCTTTATCCGATCGATGTTCTTCATGAAACGGTCCACAAACTTTCTTTCTATACCCAAaaacaggtgctatactatacggatgctcaaagtttagtattccattacattttatatacgttctAAAATCGACAGGATCAATACGTACACTGAATGTCAGCTTTGTTCCGTAGACTTTATTAACTTGAGATAACTCTTCtaccatatatttgttaatatcttctATGTCACGGCATTCGACtggtacaaaaaattgaatttttgctattctatctggaggaattgattttattctcagccggttatt
This genomic window from Metopolophium dirhodum isolate CAU chromosome 1, ASM1992520v1, whole genome shotgun sequence contains:
- the LOC132935842 gene encoding uncharacterized protein LOC132935842, whose product is MHESITLNLTGNSTVLSVNYFPSLNVYEDSEIALLSLQTCNSFPNIINPTNNRLRIKSIPPDRIAKIQFFVPVECRDIEDINKYMVEELSQVNKVYGTKLTFSVRIDPVDFRTYIKCNGILNFEHPYSIAPVFGYRKKVCGPFHEEHRSDKAANLNTINSIKVMCNIAHGSFNNQLQSHSIYEFFPSGRRGTKVVQSPVNLIYYRLNKTDINSITVQLVDQNNNPIDNFNETLTVVLHIKRHGS